In Aquimarina spinulae, a single window of DNA contains:
- a CDS encoding YbbR-like domain-containing protein: protein MSARKKNRFSLKRNNVKTFLFFLIFTSILWLFIQFSKNYTQEVEVAIRYTNIPQDKIFNEQSDQTLRMVLNGNGFRLMNHNWSRPTLQFNVEDAVINSGDQYYFRVDKESSVLKNKLDFKGRVLSVQKDTIRLKLDRNLEKKIQVKIAEKIQYAIGYGSDKGLVVSPDSVTISGPSQIIDTIQYITTENLNLEGLNVNYTSKLDIDIEELPATITVTPAQVEANVLVSKFTEGDQKIPITLNNIPEGTEIKIFPKEISVVYRVGLDKYNEISPRDFMVVADYAKASEESLFLTLELVNKPDYIHDVRLQVKQVQFVVLK, encoded by the coding sequence ATGTCAGCTAGAAAAAAGAATAGATTTTCCTTAAAAAGGAATAATGTAAAAACCTTTTTGTTTTTTCTAATATTTACTTCAATCTTGTGGTTATTTATACAATTCTCTAAAAATTATACCCAAGAAGTAGAAGTAGCTATACGATATACTAATATACCACAAGACAAAATTTTTAATGAGCAGAGTGACCAAACATTAAGAATGGTCCTTAATGGAAATGGTTTTAGACTGATGAATCATAATTGGAGCAGACCAACATTACAATTTAATGTAGAGGATGCAGTTATTAATAGCGGAGATCAATATTATTTTCGTGTTGATAAAGAGTCTTCGGTGTTAAAAAATAAATTAGACTTTAAAGGAAGGGTTTTATCTGTGCAAAAAGATACCATACGATTAAAACTAGATCGTAATCTGGAAAAAAAGATCCAGGTTAAAATCGCCGAGAAAATTCAGTATGCTATTGGATATGGTAGTGATAAGGGGTTAGTAGTTTCTCCTGATTCTGTAACAATTAGTGGTCCTTCACAAATTATAGATACTATACAATATATAACAACAGAAAATTTAAATCTAGAAGGGCTAAACGTTAATTATACTTCAAAATTAGATATAGATATTGAAGAATTACCAGCCACCATTACTGTTACTCCTGCACAAGTAGAGGCTAACGTTTTGGTGAGTAAATTTACAGAGGGAGATCAAAAAATTCCTATCACATTAAATAATATACCAGAAGGTACAGAAATTAAGATTTTTCCTAAAGAAATTTCTGTAGTATACAGGGTAGGATTAGATAAATATAATGAAATAAGTCCCAGAGATTTTATGGTAGTAGCTGATTATGCTAAAGCATCTGAAGAAAGTTTGTTTTTAACTTTAGAGTTGGTAAATAAACCAGATTACATTCATGATGTACGGTTACAGGTAAAACAAGTTCAATTTGTAGTTTTGAAATAA
- a CDS encoding enoyl-ACP reductase FabI, whose translation MSYNLLKGKRGIIFGALDENSIAWKTAERVYEEGGSFVLTNAPVAMRMGAINTLAEKTNTQVIPADATSLEDLENLVDKAIEILGGKLDFVLHSIGMSINVRKGRHYTDQNYDWTQKGLDVSALSFHKTMQTLYKKKAMNDWGSIVGLTYMAAQRVFPDYNDMADNKAYLESIARSFGYFFGRDSNVRVNTISQSPTPTTAGKGVKGFDGFIEYANKMSPLGNATAAECADYTITLFSDLTKKVTLQNLYHDGGFSNMGVSQLVMDKFVGE comes from the coding sequence ATGTCATACAATTTATTAAAAGGTAAAAGAGGAATTATTTTTGGGGCACTTGACGAAAATTCAATCGCTTGGAAAACCGCAGAACGTGTTTATGAAGAGGGAGGAAGTTTTGTTCTTACTAATGCTCCTGTCGCAATGCGAATGGGGGCTATAAATACTCTTGCAGAAAAAACCAATACTCAAGTTATACCTGCAGACGCTACTTCGTTAGAAGATTTAGAAAATCTTGTAGATAAAGCAATAGAAATTTTGGGCGGTAAACTTGATTTTGTTTTACATTCTATAGGGATGTCAATAAATGTGCGTAAAGGACGTCATTATACAGATCAGAACTATGACTGGACACAAAAAGGATTAGATGTATCTGCACTTTCTTTTCATAAAACAATGCAAACCCTATATAAGAAAAAGGCAATGAATGACTGGGGAAGTATAGTTGGATTGACATATATGGCAGCACAGCGCGTGTTTCCTGATTATAATGATATGGCAGATAATAAAGCATATCTAGAATCTATTGCTCGTAGTTTTGGATATTTCTTTGGTAGAGATAGTAATGTACGAGTGAATACAATTTCTCAGTCCCCAACCCCAACAACCGCAGGAAAAGGAGTGAAAGGGTTTGATGGATTTATAGAATACGCAAATAAAATGTCTCCTTTAGGTAATGCCACGGCAGCAGAATGTGCCGATTATACCATTACACTATTCTCTGACTTAACCAAAAAAGTAACCCTTCAGAATTTATACCATGATGGAGGTTTTTCTAATATGGGAGTAAGCCAGTTAGTGATGGATAAATTTGTAGGAGAATAA
- the coaE gene encoding dephospho-CoA kinase (Dephospho-CoA kinase (CoaE) performs the final step in coenzyme A biosynthesis.): MKVVGLTGGIGSGKSTVAKMFEQLGVAVYIADIEAKRLMNEDALVKKQIVDLLGSNSYINEELNRPYIANVVFNDSSKLLQLNAIVHPAVANHFDCWKSKQKGNYVVKEAAILFENEGHKQCDYTILVSAPIETRIERVLKRDETTREDVLSRMNNQWEDARKIPLADFVIYNENMKDTENQVRRVHEEISL, encoded by the coding sequence ATGAAAGTAGTAGGCTTAACAGGTGGGATAGGTAGCGGAAAATCTACAGTGGCCAAAATGTTTGAACAACTAGGGGTTGCAGTTTATATAGCCGATATTGAAGCTAAAAGACTTATGAATGAGGATGCATTAGTTAAAAAGCAAATTGTCGACTTATTAGGAAGTAATTCTTATATAAACGAAGAATTAAACAGACCATATATAGCAAATGTAGTGTTTAACGATTCTTCAAAACTACTCCAGTTAAATGCAATTGTTCACCCTGCTGTGGCAAACCATTTTGATTGCTGGAAAAGTAAACAAAAAGGGAATTATGTCGTAAAAGAAGCGGCTATACTTTTTGAAAATGAAGGTCATAAACAATGTGATTATACTATTCTTGTATCGGCACCAATAGAAACCAGAATTGAACGAGTCCTAAAAAGAGACGAAACTACGAGAGAAGATGTCCTTTCTAGGATGAATAATCAGTGGGAAGATGCTCGAAAAATCCCATTAGCCGATTTTGTAATATATAATGAAAATATGAAAGATACTGAAAATCAAGTGCGTAGGGTTCATGAGGAAATATCTTTATAA
- a CDS encoding sensor histidine kinase, which yields MNKRLFVLLIILMSLSLIGIIFVQGYWINNTVENNEEQFSFNAKQILISVSHRIQYREFEEMFFPLQEILDSIEEPDNKTIRQLLNISIDNTTKSFTHTDGILEEDHKLFSSFINLNIDTVRLKNILNRNTDAVTQNDKSDFVRQNSKSKLERIRGLTDLQRMDYEIVISEIASFIPIHRRVQKREIDYLLRKELEERDIKVDFEYAIYSNALATKVRSDDFSLDYPTTYAIPLFVNDEGVSEYQLYVNFTGKKQYVLSSIKGMAILSIIFTLIIVVAYSSALSQLMQQRQISQIKTDFINNMTHELKTPIATINLALDSIKNPKIGGDPEKVQRYMSMIREENKRMHAQVENVLRISQLEKNELNIKKERQELHDIIEDAITHVSLLVENREGYVKMHLGALKTTVLANDSHLTNVVVNILDNAIKYSENEPKIDVYTENVKNSIVLKVRDQGIGMSKVAQKKIFEKFFREHTGDLHNVKGHGLGLTYVKRIIDDHHGQIWVESERGKGSTFIIKLPLIS from the coding sequence ATGAATAAAAGGTTATTCGTGTTGCTGATAATCCTGATGAGTTTATCGTTAATTGGGATTATTTTTGTTCAGGGATATTGGATTAACAACACTGTAGAGAATAATGAAGAACAGTTTTCTTTTAATGCGAAACAAATATTGATATCTGTATCTCATAGAATTCAATACAGAGAGTTTGAAGAGATGTTTTTTCCATTACAAGAGATTCTGGATAGCATAGAAGAGCCTGATAACAAAACTATACGTCAGCTTCTAAATATTAGTATTGATAATACGACAAAGTCGTTTACGCATACAGATGGTATTTTAGAAGAAGACCATAAGTTGTTTTCGTCTTTTATAAATTTAAATATTGATACGGTTCGGTTAAAAAATATTTTAAATCGTAATACTGATGCTGTTACACAAAATGATAAAAGTGATTTTGTAAGGCAAAATTCTAAATCCAAACTAGAGAGAATACGTGGGTTAACAGATCTCCAGAGAATGGATTATGAAATAGTAATAAGCGAAATTGCCAGTTTTATACCAATACATAGAAGAGTTCAAAAAAGAGAAATAGATTATCTATTAAGGAAAGAACTGGAAGAGAGAGATATAAAAGTAGACTTTGAATATGCTATATATAGTAATGCTTTAGCAACCAAAGTACGTTCTGATGATTTTAGTTTGGATTATCCAACAACATATGCAATACCACTTTTTGTAAATGATGAAGGTGTAAGTGAGTATCAGTTATATGTTAACTTTACTGGAAAAAAACAATATGTACTTTCTTCTATCAAGGGAATGGCCATATTATCTATAATATTTACGTTAATTATTGTAGTTGCATATTCCAGTGCTTTATCACAATTGATGCAGCAACGGCAGATATCACAAATTAAAACAGATTTTATTAATAATATGACGCATGAGCTTAAGACTCCCATTGCTACTATTAATTTGGCATTAGATTCTATAAAGAATCCTAAAATAGGAGGGGATCCAGAGAAAGTGCAGCGTTATATGAGTATGATACGTGAAGAGAATAAAAGAATGCATGCCCAGGTAGAAAATGTGTTAAGAATATCTCAGTTAGAGAAAAATGAGCTTAACATTAAAAAAGAAAGACAAGAGTTGCACGATATTATTGAAGATGCAATTACTCATGTGTCTCTACTTGTAGAAAATAGAGAAGGGTATGTGAAAATGCATTTAGGAGCGCTTAAAACAACAGTATTAGCTAATGATAGTCATTTGACTAATGTAGTTGTGAATATTCTGGATAATGCAATAAAATATTCAGAAAATGAGCCTAAAATAGATGTATATACAGAAAATGTAAAAAATAGTATTGTTCTAAAAGTTCGTGATCAAGGAATTGGAATGAGTAAAGTAGCACAGAAAAAGATTTTTGAAAAGTTCTTTAGAGAACATACCGGAGATCTTCATAATGTAAAAGGACACGGATTAGGGCTAACATACGTAAAGAGAATTATAGATGATCATCATGGTCAGATATGGGTGGAGAGTGAAAGGGGAAAAGGCTCCACATTTATAATTAAATTACCGTTAATATCTTAA
- the miaA gene encoding tRNA (adenosine(37)-N6)-dimethylallyltransferase MiaA: protein MNKNLIVVVGPTAIGKTSLSIALAKHFNCEIVSADSRQFYKEMSIGTAAPSLDELKQAKHHFIQHISIKNEYSVGDFEKDALDKLNALFKNNDYAILVGGSGLYIDAVTKGLDRFPEIDIKIRQELQKEYNDKGIENLQQQLKILDPLYYEKVDLNNTHRVMRALEVCIGSGEPYSSFLTKPRKKRSFNTIKIGITAERQTIYDRINQRVELMVEGGLLDEVKSLYPYTSLNALNTVGYKEIFKYLDKEWDLDFALSEIKKNTRRFAKRQLTWFKKDLEISWYDYKEDIKSIIMHIKKSSL, encoded by the coding sequence ATGAATAAAAATCTAATTGTGGTTGTTGGCCCAACTGCTATAGGCAAAACCAGCTTAAGTATTGCACTTGCAAAACATTTTAATTGTGAAATTGTTTCTGCAGACAGCAGGCAGTTTTATAAAGAAATGAGCATTGGTACTGCAGCTCCTTCTCTTGATGAATTAAAACAGGCTAAACATCATTTTATTCAACACATAAGTATTAAGAATGAATACAGTGTAGGTGATTTTGAAAAAGATGCTTTAGATAAACTTAATGCATTATTCAAAAACAATGACTACGCTATTCTTGTTGGAGGCTCTGGGCTTTATATTGATGCAGTAACCAAAGGGTTGGATCGTTTTCCTGAAATAGATATAAAGATTAGGCAAGAACTTCAAAAAGAATATAACGACAAAGGAATCGAAAATTTGCAGCAACAATTAAAAATTTTAGATCCATTGTATTACGAGAAGGTAGACCTAAACAATACACATAGAGTTATGAGGGCTCTAGAAGTATGTATTGGTAGTGGAGAACCTTATTCATCGTTTCTTACTAAACCACGAAAGAAACGATCTTTTAACACTATTAAAATCGGAATTACCGCAGAAAGACAAACTATTTATGACAGAATAAACCAACGCGTAGAGCTAATGGTTGAAGGGGGATTACTAGATGAAGTAAAAAGCCTTTACCCATATACATCATTAAATGCATTAAACACTGTTGGATATAAAGAAATATTTAAATACCTGGATAAAGAATGGGATTTGGATTTTGCTCTTTCTGAAATCAAAAAAAACACCAGACGTTTTGCCAAAAGACAGCTTACCTGGTTTAAAAAAGATTTAGAAATTAGTTGGTATGACTACAAAGAAGATATTAAATCTATTATAATGCATATAAAAAAAAGCTCACTATGA
- a CDS encoding ion transporter — translation MDNNSSHKNWKNRLHDIIYEADTPIGKIFDVTLLILIVLSIIFVMLESVKGLSAETYTLLYYAEWIITIFFTFEYIARIISIKKPASYIFSFYGIIDLLSTLPLYLSFFITGTSALLAVRALRLLRVFRILKISRYIGESNRLAKAIKDSRAKILVFLFAVLVLCIIMGTVMYIIEGEESGFKSIPISVYWCIVTLTTVGYGDIAPVTPLGQFLAAIIMIMGYGIIAVPTGIVSAEYTHHQASKVHLNTQSCSHCSENEHRDNAKFCHKCGEDLHHDHE, via the coding sequence TTGGACAATAATTCATCTCATAAGAACTGGAAAAACCGATTGCACGACATCATTTATGAAGCCGATACTCCGATAGGAAAAATATTTGATGTAACTCTACTTATCTTAATAGTATTGAGCATCATCTTTGTAATGCTCGAAAGTGTAAAAGGGTTATCTGCTGAAACCTACACATTATTATATTACGCAGAATGGATCATCACCATATTTTTTACTTTTGAATATATAGCCCGTATTATTTCTATTAAAAAACCAGCTTCCTATATTTTTAGTTTTTATGGGATCATCGATCTTTTATCTACCTTACCATTATACCTATCATTTTTTATCACAGGCACCAGTGCATTGTTGGCTGTTAGAGCATTACGATTACTTCGGGTTTTTAGAATTTTAAAAATCTCGAGGTATATTGGTGAATCCAACAGATTAGCCAAAGCTATAAAAGATAGTAGAGCCAAAATATTGGTATTTCTATTTGCTGTATTAGTGTTATGCATAATTATGGGTACGGTAATGTATATTATAGAAGGAGAAGAAAGTGGTTTTAAAAGCATACCTATAAGCGTATATTGGTGTATTGTCACCCTAACAACAGTTGGTTATGGTGATATTGCTCCGGTTACTCCGCTAGGACAATTTCTTGCAGCTATTATTATGATTATGGGTTACGGTATTATTGCTGTTCCTACTGGTATTGTTAGTGCCGAATACACGCATCATCAAGCTAGTAAAGTACATTTAAATACTCAATCCTGTAGTCATTGTAGTGAGAATGAGCATCGCGATAATGCTAAATTCTGCCATAAATGCGGAGAAGACTTACATCATGACCATGAATAA
- a CDS encoding response regulator transcription factor has product METENKKILLVEDDPNFGTVLKDYLVMNDYDVVHAKNGMEGFEKFKKDDYDMCILDVMMPYKDGFTLAKEIREKNEEIPIIFLTAKAMKEDVLKGYKVGADDYLNKPFDSEVLLMKIQAIMQRKSTESVADSKQFEFNVGGFHLNSKLRFLTFKEEDPIKLSPKENELLRLLALHLNDLMPRELALTKIWRDDNYFTSRSMDVYIAKLRKYLKKDENVEILNIHGEGFRLVVRNEES; this is encoded by the coding sequence ATGGAAACAGAAAACAAAAAGATTTTGCTTGTAGAAGATGATCCAAACTTCGGAACAGTATTAAAGGATTATCTTGTAATGAACGATTATGATGTTGTGCATGCTAAAAATGGTATGGAAGGCTTCGAAAAATTCAAAAAGGATGATTATGATATGTGTATTCTTGATGTCATGATGCCCTATAAAGATGGATTTACATTAGCAAAAGAGATTAGAGAAAAAAATGAAGAAATACCAATCATCTTTTTAACTGCAAAAGCAATGAAAGAAGATGTATTGAAAGGATACAAAGTAGGGGCAGATGATTACCTTAATAAGCCTTTTGATAGCGAAGTGTTGTTAATGAAAATACAAGCTATTATGCAGCGTAAAAGCACAGAATCTGTTGCCGATAGTAAACAGTTTGAGTTTAACGTTGGAGGCTTTCATCTTAATTCGAAACTTCGCTTTTTAACGTTTAAAGAAGAAGATCCAATTAAACTTTCTCCAAAAGAGAATGAATTACTTCGCTTACTAGCGTTACATCTTAATGATTTAATGCCTAGAGAATTAGCATTAACAAAAATATGGAGAGATGATAATTATTTTACCTCTCGTAGTATGGATGTATATATAGCCAAACTTAGAAAATATTTGAAGAAAGACGAAAATGTCGAAATTCTTAATATTCATGGAGAAGGATTTAGACTAGTTGTAAGAAACGAAGAATCGTAG
- a CDS encoding Ig-like domain-containing protein produces MKIITLTLLHKRITTLICLFALLFSSVCVYAHYPHEYKYTSLISKDTTTINTKYTNPLSLTILKIQDATTTGICCDGKAKAIASGGKPGYTYQWSASANNQTTATASLLTNRTHSVTVTDTDGTQVTKSIVIQCLNTCDIKATNTITHVSCNGDATGSVDLTVENGTPPFTFAWSNGSSNEDLTNVIAGTYSVTITDASNCTTTSSATITEPSKAISASAKELTHISCNGSGQITVEGTGGVPPYTYSIDNGANYQTSETFLDLAPGSYTIKIRDANCCTSIVCTTILFNCTDAVTDINNTFINTPVSGNVLTNDEDLEGDTQTVTTTTVTTTERVIVNIEPNTGVYTYTPPSGFTGEDSFEYTICDDGNPIACDTATVYIEVLPINDPKNEAPIANPDTAITEINTPVNGNVLVNDFDPDGDPITVTTPTVTTTEGVTVAIDPNTGTYSYTPPLDFTGDDTFEYTICDNGNPALCDTTIVIITVIKNQNNSTFANDDAYFAACKNIQGNVLDNDFDPEGDTQTINIVPVDDVDNGTLTLNTNGSFTYIPNSGYTGTDSFIYTVCDNGSPVAACDQATVYITISPITPPNITNCNVTDETIECNGTDNETIANTWNASNIEELESCASDTCNTDFTGQITSNYDFNNLVSSCGLGGTIEVTYTITGDNGDTTTLTATLTLHDSTPPDLTSCTIPDLTLECSTTNIEEIANQWNSDNIALLETCAADNCNASATVLVTSDYDFNNSTDGILVVEYTITDDCNNATTAQAKITFENNSVIANDTTLCALDETESQIFDLFDLLEGEYSTGGTWEVISGNTSIVDDHFFDPLSIELFGEDASEEIAFSYTENNLACPIYLETTIEVHNRCAVFSCGEDTIKISKVITPNGDPYNEYFAVNGVENCGYVVDVKIINRWGAIIYKSSDYQNDWNGTAHQSSLGSANQVPSGTYYCIVTINNSGLKPISTPLYIGTK; encoded by the coding sequence ATGAAAATTATTACGTTAACTCTCTTACATAAGAGAATCACCACTCTTATTTGTCTTTTTGCACTACTATTCTCTTCGGTTTGTGTTTACGCACATTATCCTCATGAATACAAGTACACTTCTTTGATCTCAAAGGATACTACTACAATTAATACCAAATATACCAATCCATTAAGTCTTACTATACTAAAAATACAGGATGCTACAACTACAGGAATATGTTGTGATGGTAAAGCCAAAGCTATCGCTTCTGGCGGAAAACCTGGCTACACATATCAATGGAGTGCTTCTGCTAACAATCAAACTACAGCAACGGCAAGCCTTCTTACCAATCGCACCCACAGTGTTACAGTAACCGATACCGATGGAACTCAAGTAACAAAAAGCATTGTTATTCAATGCTTAAATACTTGTGATATTAAAGCTACAAATACTATAACTCATGTATCTTGTAATGGCGATGCTACAGGATCTGTTGATCTAACAGTAGAAAACGGCACTCCTCCATTTACTTTTGCATGGAGTAATGGTTCTTCTAATGAAGATTTAACTAATGTAATTGCCGGAACATATTCGGTAACGATCACCGATGCTTCAAATTGCACTACTACAAGCTCAGCCACCATAACCGAACCCAGTAAAGCAATATCTGCTTCGGCAAAGGAACTAACTCATATTAGTTGTAACGGTTCGGGCCAAATTACTGTAGAAGGAACCGGTGGAGTACCGCCTTATACATATTCTATCGATAATGGAGCCAATTATCAAACCAGCGAAACATTTCTAGATCTCGCACCAGGAAGTTATACTATAAAGATACGTGATGCTAATTGTTGTACCTCTATAGTTTGCACAACAATTTTATTTAATTGCACAGATGCTGTGACAGACATTAACAACACTTTTATTAATACACCCGTTTCTGGCAATGTATTAACCAACGATGAAGATCTCGAAGGAGATACACAAACAGTGACCACTACTACTGTAACTACTACAGAAAGGGTTATTGTTAATATAGAGCCTAATACGGGAGTTTATACATACACCCCTCCTTCTGGGTTTACAGGAGAAGATTCTTTCGAATACACTATCTGTGATGATGGTAACCCAATTGCTTGTGACACGGCTACTGTATACATCGAAGTACTCCCTATTAATGATCCCAAAAACGAAGCTCCCATTGCAAATCCAGATACTGCAATTACCGAAATAAATACTCCTGTAAACGGTAATGTATTAGTTAATGATTTTGATCCCGATGGAGACCCTATTACAGTGACAACACCTACAGTAACTACTACAGAAGGAGTTACCGTAGCTATAGATCCCAATACGGGCACATATAGCTATACACCTCCTCTTGATTTTACTGGTGATGATACTTTTGAGTATACGATATGTGATAATGGTAATCCTGCTCTATGCGATACCACTATTGTAATAATTACTGTTATAAAAAACCAGAATAACAGCACTTTTGCTAATGATGATGCATATTTTGCTGCATGTAAAAATATTCAAGGAAATGTACTGGATAATGACTTTGATCCAGAAGGAGATACACAAACCATAAATATAGTCCCTGTAGATGATGTAGATAATGGAACCCTTACTCTTAACACTAATGGCTCTTTTACCTACATCCCTAATTCTGGATATACAGGCACAGATAGTTTTATTTACACAGTATGTGATAATGGCTCTCCAGTCGCTGCTTGTGACCAAGCCACTGTGTACATTACCATCTCGCCCATCACACCTCCTAACATCACTAATTGTAATGTAACCGATGAAACCATCGAATGCAATGGAACAGATAATGAAACTATAGCCAACACCTGGAACGCTAGTAATATTGAAGAGTTAGAATCCTGCGCTTCTGACACTTGTAATACAGATTTTACTGGTCAAATAACTTCAAATTATGATTTTAATAATTTAGTAAGTTCTTGCGGACTAGGCGGTACTATAGAAGTTACATACACTATTACAGGTGATAATGGAGATACAACAACTCTTACTGCAACTCTTACCCTGCATGATTCTACACCTCCAGACCTAACAAGCTGTACAATTCCTGATTTAACCTTAGAGTGCTCTACAACTAATATTGAAGAAATTGCTAACCAATGGAATAGTGATAATATTGCACTACTGGAAACTTGTGCTGCTGATAATTGTAATGCGAGTGCAACTGTATTAGTAACTTCGGATTATGACTTTAACAATAGTACAGATGGTATCCTGGTAGTAGAATACACTATCACAGATGATTGTAATAATGCAACTACAGCACAAGCTAAAATAACATTCGAAAACAATTCAGTAATCGCAAATGATACGACATTATGTGCTCTGGATGAAACAGAATCGCAAATTTTTGATTTGTTTGATCTATTAGAAGGAGAGTACAGTACTGGTGGAACCTGGGAAGTTATATCAGGGAATACATCTATAGTTGATGATCATTTTTTTGATCCTCTAAGCATAGAATTATTTGGCGAAGATGCCTCTGAGGAGATAGCATTTAGTTACACAGAAAACAACCTGGCTTGCCCAATATATCTCGAAACAACAATAGAAGTACATAATAGATGTGCAGTATTCTCTTGTGGAGAAGATACTATCAAAATTTCAAAGGTAATTACACCAAATGGAGATCCATACAATGAATATTTTGCAGTGAATGGTGTAGAAAATTGCGGTTACGTTGTAGATGTTAAAATCATTAATCGTTGGGGGGCGATTATATACAAATCAAGTGATTATCAAAATGATTGGAATGGCACAGCACATCAATCATCTTTAGGGTCAGCAAACCAAGTACCTAGTGGCACATATTATTGTATCGTAACGATCAACAACAGTGGTTTAAAACCCATTAGTACCCCATTATATATTGGAACAAAATAA
- a CDS encoding glycosyltransferase, translating to MEIYFSFIVPVYNRPNEIKELLDSMVDMDYTKPYEIVIVEDGSSDTSKEVIATFADRLSISYYQKPNTGPGDSRNYGMRKAKGNYFVILDSDVLLPKEYLSKAERFLSNTFVHCYGGPDDAHQSFSNLQKAISYSMTSYLTTGGIRGRKNTLGKFQPRSFNMGLSKEAFEASSGFGNIHPGEDPDLTIRLWKLGYDTTLIPDAKVFHKRRISWKKFYIQVNKFGLVRPILNQWHPDTAKITYWFPTLFLLYIVFSLVTALLGWWYFVAILGMYLGIIFLGATLEYKNLSIGVQSILAVLIQFYGYGKGFLKSYYYIHLLKKVPEKKFKKLFFSK from the coding sequence ATGGAAATATATTTCTCCTTTATTGTGCCAGTATATAACAGGCCAAATGAGATTAAAGAGCTGCTGGATAGCATGGTGGATATGGATTATACCAAACCATATGAGATTGTAATTGTCGAAGATGGATCGTCTGATACATCAAAGGAGGTTATAGCTACTTTTGCAGATAGGTTATCTATAAGCTATTACCAAAAGCCAAATACTGGCCCGGGAGATTCTCGTAACTATGGTATGCGTAAGGCAAAAGGTAACTATTTTGTTATTCTCGATAGTGATGTGCTATTACCAAAAGAGTATTTGTCTAAGGCAGAACGTTTTTTATCCAATACTTTTGTACATTGTTACGGAGGCCCCGATGACGCCCATCAAAGCTTTTCTAACCTTCAGAAAGCAATAAGTTATAGTATGACTTCGTATTTAACAACTGGCGGAATTAGAGGGCGTAAAAATACATTGGGAAAATTTCAGCCCCGTAGTTTTAATATGGGATTGTCAAAAGAAGCTTTTGAAGCTTCGAGTGGTTTCGGAAACATACACCCAGGAGAAGACCCGGATCTTACCATAAGATTATGGAAATTAGGATATGACACTACATTAATTCCTGATGCCAAAGTGTTTCATAAAAGAAGAATTTCCTGGAAAAAATTCTATATCCAGGTGAATAAATTTGGATTGGTACGACCTATTTTAAATCAATGGCATCCAGATACAGCAAAAATTACATATTGGTTCCCTACCTTATTTTTGCTATACATCGTATTTTCTTTAGTGACTGCACTTTTGGGATGGTGGTACTTTGTTGCTATTTTGGGCATGTATTTAGGGATTATTTTTCTAGGCGCTACGCTAGAATATAAGAATCTGTCTATAGGCGTGCAATCTATTTTGGCAGTTTTGATACAATTTTATGGATACGGAAAAGGATTCCTGAAATCTTATTATTATATTCATCTATTGAAAAAAGTACCCGAAAAGAAATTTAAGAAATTGTTTTTTTCAAAGTAA